A window of the Cystobacter fuscus genome harbors these coding sequences:
- a CDS encoding radical SAM/SPASM domain-containing protein — MPPPVLQPRTAYAVWELTLKCNLACGHCGSRAGSKREDELSREEAMDLVRQLSEVGIQEVTIEGGEAFLRPDWLDIARAITDHGMRCTMTTGGYGLSRETARRMKEAGISHVSVSVDGLEATHDRIRGRRGSFRYCFETLGHFRDAGLLFSANTQINRLSAPEMPELYERLRDAGCSAWQIQITNPMGNGGDNAWMLLQPAELPDLYRMLARIAVRAREEGKLALAPSNNIGYFGPYDDLLFANVGQVWAGCKAGLSVLGIHADGGIKGCPTLPTEYIGGNVRKQPLADILDSRELTFNAKAGTEEGTAHMWGYCGSCKYAEACRGGCTQMAHVLFNRNGNNPYCHYRTLELAGRGLRERVVRSTPGQGKPFDHGVFELVEEPLEAAWPTEDTHHFTYARIPWSSGWEPFALPG; from the coding sequence ATGCCTCCGCCCGTCCTGCAACCCCGCACGGCCTATGCCGTGTGGGAACTGACCCTGAAGTGCAACCTCGCCTGCGGCCACTGCGGCTCGCGCGCGGGCTCCAAGCGCGAGGACGAGCTGTCGCGCGAGGAGGCGATGGACCTGGTCCGCCAGCTCTCCGAGGTGGGGATCCAGGAAGTCACCATCGAGGGGGGCGAGGCGTTTCTCCGCCCCGACTGGCTCGACATCGCCCGAGCCATCACCGACCACGGCATGCGTTGCACCATGACGACGGGCGGCTATGGCCTGTCGCGCGAGACGGCCCGGCGCATGAAGGAGGCGGGCATCTCCCACGTCTCCGTGTCGGTGGACGGACTGGAGGCCACGCATGACCGCATCCGTGGTCGGCGTGGCTCCTTCCGCTACTGCTTCGAGACGCTGGGGCACTTTCGCGACGCGGGCCTGCTCTTCAGCGCGAACACGCAGATCAACCGGCTGTCCGCCCCCGAGATGCCCGAGCTGTACGAGCGGCTGCGGGACGCGGGGTGCAGCGCCTGGCAGATCCAGATCACCAACCCCATGGGCAACGGCGGGGACAACGCGTGGATGCTGTTGCAACCCGCGGAGCTGCCGGACCTCTACCGGATGCTGGCGCGCATCGCGGTGCGGGCGCGTGAGGAGGGAAAGCTGGCGTTGGCGCCCTCCAACAACATCGGCTACTTCGGCCCGTATGACGACCTGCTCTTCGCCAACGTGGGACAGGTGTGGGCCGGGTGCAAGGCGGGGCTGTCGGTGCTGGGCATCCACGCCGACGGTGGCATCAAGGGCTGCCCCACCCTGCCCACCGAGTACATCGGCGGCAACGTCCGCAAGCAGCCCCTGGCGGACATCCTCGACTCGCGCGAGCTGACCTTCAACGCCAAGGCGGGCACGGAGGAAGGCACCGCGCACATGTGGGGCTACTGCGGGAGCTGCAAGTACGCCGAGGCGTGCCGGGGCGGATGCACCCAGATGGCGCATGTGCTCTTCAACCGCAATGGCAACAATCCCTACTGCCACTACCGCACGCTGGAGCTCGCGGGGCGGGGACTGCGCGAGCGCGTGGTGCGCAGCACGCCGGGTCAGGGCAAGCCCTTCGACCATGGAGTCTTCGAGCTGGTGGAGGAGCCGCTGGAGGCGGCCTGGCCGACGGAGGACACCCACCACTTCACCTACGCGCGCATCCCGTGGTCCTCGGGTTGGGAGCCCTTCGCCCTGCCCGGATAG
- a CDS encoding SHOCT domain-containing protein — MPELTSEGHRAVAELAQRHGVSGEAVRVLLEALAVGGGTQAQFNHPELGGLGQWSQGGMLMVGNMFDHALKARVDALCVELARRMRMEPLLAPATSGASWWPAEFGEPTSSGAQGTLRYAYFPDHRRLVIQRSGQVTIHDTGEHRISGVSQQQGAGQSLTLTSQYGPIRLSELPVIAPAPVGPTNPPAIPATAPSTDPLSLIERLAELRDKGALTEEEFAAKKAELLSRL; from the coding sequence ATGCCGGAGTTGACCTCGGAAGGACACCGCGCCGTCGCGGAGCTGGCCCAGCGGCATGGCGTGAGCGGCGAGGCCGTACGGGTCCTGCTCGAGGCCCTCGCCGTCGGAGGCGGCACCCAGGCCCAGTTCAACCATCCCGAGCTCGGTGGGCTCGGCCAATGGTCGCAAGGCGGCATGCTCATGGTCGGCAACATGTTCGACCACGCCCTGAAGGCCCGCGTCGACGCGCTCTGCGTGGAACTCGCCCGGCGGATGCGCATGGAGCCCCTGCTCGCCCCGGCCACGTCCGGCGCCTCCTGGTGGCCCGCGGAGTTCGGTGAGCCGACCTCCAGTGGCGCGCAAGGAACTCTGCGCTACGCGTACTTCCCCGACCACCGCCGCCTCGTCATCCAACGGAGTGGGCAGGTGACGATCCACGACACCGGGGAGCATCGGATCAGCGGCGTCTCCCAGCAGCAAGGCGCCGGCCAGTCGCTCACGCTCACCAGCCAGTACGGCCCCATCCGCCTCTCCGAGCTCCCCGTGATCGCACCCGCTCCCGTGGGGCCCACGAACCCTCCCGCGATCCCGGCGACCGCTCCCTCCACGGACCCCTTGTCGCTGATCGAGCGCCTGGCGGAGTTGCGCGACAAGGGCGCCCTCACCGAGGAAGAGTTCGCGGCCAAGAAGGCGGAGCTGCTGAGCCGCCTGTAG
- the rnk gene encoding nucleoside diphosphate kinase regulator translates to MNSRPEIEQRVTTSAPTVRVTAEDMQRLRVVVDRHLDGSLAAAAEQLDGELERAVVEPQDQIPPDVVTMRSRILFEDLDTGRRREATLVYPEEADIEQSKLSVLAPAGLAVLGLKKNDIIEWPLPNARRTRFRIVEILYQPEASGDFHL, encoded by the coding sequence ATGAACTCACGTCCAGAGATCGAGCAGCGCGTCACGACCTCCGCTCCCACCGTGCGAGTCACCGCCGAGGACATGCAGCGCCTGCGGGTGGTGGTGGATCGGCACCTCGACGGCTCCCTGGCGGCCGCGGCCGAACAGTTGGACGGAGAGCTGGAGCGCGCGGTGGTGGAGCCACAGGACCAGATTCCGCCCGATGTCGTCACCATGAGATCGCGCATCCTCTTCGAGGACCTGGACACGGGCCGTCGCCGCGAGGCGACCCTGGTCTATCCAGAAGAGGCGGATATCGAACAGTCGAAGCTCTCGGTCCTGGCGCCGGCCGGGTTGGCGGTGCTGGGTCTCAAGAAGAATGACATCATCGAGTGGCCGTTGCCGAATGCACGCCGTACCCGATTCCGCATCGTGGAGATTCTCTACCAGCCCGAAGCATCCGGTGACTTCCATCTGTGA
- a CDS encoding GntP family permease: MPCAGCSWRSTRPCRRACEVEPRGPPAAPRGRPRHRGGRGADSLAQASLKLTGPAGAPWASLFVAMVVGLPLFFETGLVLLLPIVVAAAATLPHSSNPDAARLQLMLPALTGLSVVHALVPPHPGPLLAVNALGANMGRTMLYGILVAIPTAIIAGPLLAFFTSRDVRLVAPVIERHDLTVAAPPKASSLCVILMPVVLIAAGELRGLLPPWTASRLGWLSAVSHPVPALLLTNLVALPLLFGRKLRNPQVQDTIWTETMKSAGAILLSIGAGGALKQVLVSAGLSNLLAKLASAQAISPLLLGWLVAVAIRLATGSATVATITTVGVMSGVVTATGIAPEWVVLAIGAGSVFFSHVNDPGFWLVKSYLGTSTPDTFRTWSILETVISVVGLVAVLCASAVL; this comes from the coding sequence ATGCCGTGCGCCGGCTGCTCCTGGCGCTCAACGCGGCCCTGTCGGAGAGCGTGCGAAGTTGAGCCTCGCGGACCTCCGGCTGCTCCTCGCGGCCGTCCTCGGCATCGCGGCGGCCGTGGGGCTGATTCGCTGGCGCAGGCCAGCCTGAAGCTCACCGGGCCGGCGGGAGCACCGTGGGCGAGCCTGTTCGTGGCAATGGTGGTTGGCCTGCCCTTGTTCTTCGAGACCGGCCTCGTGCTCCTGCTGCCGATCGTGGTGGCGGCCGCGGCCACCCTGCCCCACAGCTCGAACCCGGACGCGGCCAGACTCCAGCTCATGCTGCCCGCCCTGACCGGACTGTCCGTCGTTCACGCGCTGGTGCCGCCCCATCCAGGCCCCCTGCTCGCGGTCAACGCGCTCGGCGCGAACATGGGCCGCACGATGCTCTACGGGATCCTGGTCGCGATCCCGACCGCGATCATCGCCGGTCCGCTCCTGGCGTTCTTCACCTCTCGCGACGTCCGGCTCGTGGCGCCTGTCATCGAACGGCATGACCTCACGGTCGCCGCGCCGCCCAAGGCGTCCTCGCTCTGCGTCATCCTGATGCCGGTGGTGCTCATCGCGGCGGGGGAGTTGCGCGGGCTGCTGCCGCCGTGGACCGCGTCACGGCTGGGCTGGCTGAGCGCGGTGAGCCATCCGGTGCCCGCGCTCCTGCTCACCAACCTCGTCGCCCTGCCGCTGCTCTTCGGGCGCAAGCTGCGCAATCCCCAGGTGCAGGACACGATCTGGACGGAGACGATGAAGTCGGCGGGCGCCATCCTGCTGTCCATCGGCGCGGGCGGAGCGCTGAAGCAGGTCCTGGTCTCGGCTGGTCTCTCCAACCTCCTGGCGAAGCTGGCCTCGGCCCAGGCCATCTCTCCGCTCCTGTTGGGCTGGTTGGTCGCGGTGGCGATCCGCCTCGCGACGGGCTCGGCCACCGTGGCGACGATCACCACCGTCGGCGTCATGTCCGGGGTCGTCACCGCGACGGGAATCGCCCCGGAGTGGGTCGTCCTCGCCATTGGCGCGGGGAGCGTGTTCTTCTCCCACGTCAACGATCCCGGCTTCTGGCTGGTCAAAAGCTATCTCGGGACGAGTACCCCCGACACGTTCCGCACCTGGTCGATCCTCGAGACCGTGATTTCAGTGGTTGGACTGGTGGCGGTGCTTTGCGCCAGCGCCGTTCTATGA
- a CDS encoding aldo/keto reductase — protein MEYRKLGHSGLKVSSLCLGTMTFGEASEGSMMHTVGADEKTSFAIMDRALDAGINFWDTANVYGNDGLTERVLGNWFERSQRRDEVVLATKFRFRMGKGPNDTGASRYHLRSAVEQSLRRLKTDRIDLYQLHMQDIDTPEEETLRALEDLVRQGKVLYIGASNYAAYRLVDSLWTSKTQHLSRFVALQAQYSLVVRELEREHVSVCEQFSLGILPWSPLAGGFLSGKYRKGQPPPEASRLAKWKDRFTQFDTPRHWRILEAVDAVAAELNASASQVSLAWLLRKRAVTSVIFGARNVAQLEDNLKAAELKLEDAQVKRLDEASALELGYPYDFMQRVQGRW, from the coding sequence ATGGAATACCGCAAGCTGGGACACAGCGGGCTGAAGGTGTCGAGCCTGTGCCTGGGGACGATGACGTTCGGCGAGGCGTCCGAGGGATCGATGATGCACACCGTGGGGGCCGACGAGAAGACGTCCTTCGCCATCATGGACCGTGCGCTCGACGCGGGGATCAACTTCTGGGACACCGCGAACGTGTACGGCAACGACGGCCTCACCGAGCGCGTGCTGGGCAACTGGTTCGAGCGCTCCCAGCGGCGCGACGAGGTGGTGCTGGCCACCAAGTTCCGCTTCCGCATGGGCAAGGGCCCCAACGACACGGGCGCCTCGCGCTACCACCTGCGCTCCGCGGTGGAGCAGAGCCTGCGTCGGCTGAAGACGGACCGCATCGACTTGTACCAGCTGCACATGCAGGACATCGACACGCCCGAGGAGGAGACGCTGCGGGCGCTGGAGGACCTGGTGCGCCAGGGCAAGGTGCTCTACATCGGCGCGAGCAACTACGCGGCCTACCGGCTGGTGGACAGCCTGTGGACGAGCAAGACGCAGCACCTCTCGCGCTTCGTGGCGCTGCAGGCGCAGTACAGCCTGGTGGTGCGCGAGCTGGAGCGCGAGCACGTGTCGGTGTGCGAGCAGTTCAGCCTGGGCATCCTCCCCTGGTCCCCGCTGGCGGGCGGCTTCCTGTCCGGCAAGTACCGCAAGGGGCAGCCCCCGCCGGAGGCCTCGCGGCTGGCGAAGTGGAAGGACCGGTTCACCCAGTTCGACACCCCGCGCCACTGGCGCATCCTGGAGGCCGTGGACGCGGTGGCCGCCGAGCTGAATGCCTCGGCCTCCCAGGTGTCGCTGGCGTGGCTGTTGCGCAAGCGCGCCGTCACCTCCGTCATCTTCGGGGCGCGTAACGTGGCGCAGCTCGAGGACAACCTGAAGGCGGCGGAGCTCAAGCTGGAGGACGCCCAGGTCAAGCGACTGGACGAGGCGAGTGCCCTGGAGCTGGGCTACCCGTACGACTTCATGCAGCGCGTCCAGGGTCGCTGGTAG
- a CDS encoding AHH domain-containing protein has translation MRTRSWQRAVVALWLVLTSSCATSPEEISSRTPVQPKVVRTSALSQGALKLHFEPVALNPALEQLRVADGRAVLAAFRESFPRKEGRRFRLVRTSTEPGPAEWELRLREDFVSRYGPPLLPLPESLETSPLFLAMKLSPRYMGAGVREAARELFSSPIFLSSVVLSVSVYFSAWLLPEPLFTKAFAATLTLRLALAVGVLELSRVAWACLQLYREVQAARTVQELEAVSERFGKAMGGTGLRVLMVVASMGVARGLPEVPTGGLGALLRAPRFALPRGMSMEGATTVQMMADGSIVVTGVAAGTAAAAVVGACTDGSEGQGGYHWHHLATNKNEVSTVSGGPWTPRFEELFALAGMSLDAAENLVYLKGHKGPHPEEYHKEVFRRLSLATEDCGTTSQCRSTLQQALRKVAEEVCTPGSLLHRLATKSPD, from the coding sequence ATGAGAACCCGCTCCTGGCAGCGCGCAGTCGTGGCCCTATGGCTCGTTCTGACTAGTTCGTGTGCCACGTCCCCGGAGGAGATTTCCTCGAGAACTCCAGTGCAGCCGAAGGTGGTGCGGACAAGCGCATTATCCCAAGGCGCGCTGAAGCTCCATTTCGAGCCGGTGGCACTGAACCCGGCACTGGAGCAACTGCGGGTGGCGGATGGGCGGGCTGTGCTCGCGGCCTTTCGTGAATCCTTCCCGAGGAAGGAGGGACGCCGGTTCCGGCTTGTGCGGACTTCCACGGAGCCGGGGCCAGCGGAGTGGGAATTACGGTTGAGGGAGGATTTCGTGTCGCGGTACGGCCCGCCGCTGCTTCCCCTGCCCGAATCGCTGGAGACAAGCCCCCTTTTCCTAGCCATGAAGCTCTCTCCTCGCTACATGGGCGCGGGCGTGCGTGAGGCCGCGCGGGAACTGTTCAGCTCACCCATCTTCCTCTCCAGTGTAGTGCTCTCGGTGTCGGTGTACTTCTCGGCATGGCTGCTGCCCGAACCGCTGTTCACCAAAGCCTTCGCGGCGACACTGACGCTCCGGTTGGCACTGGCAGTGGGGGTACTGGAACTCTCCCGGGTGGCCTGGGCCTGCTTGCAATTGTACCGGGAGGTACAAGCGGCGAGGACGGTGCAGGAACTGGAGGCGGTGTCAGAACGCTTTGGCAAGGCGATGGGAGGCACGGGGCTGCGAGTGCTAATGGTGGTGGCCAGCATGGGAGTGGCCAGGGGTCTACCCGAGGTGCCTACAGGCGGACTCGGAGCGTTGCTGCGTGCTCCCCGGTTCGCGTTGCCCAGAGGCATGTCGATGGAAGGCGCGACGACGGTGCAGATGATGGCGGATGGCTCCATCGTCGTGACGGGAGTGGCGGCGGGCACGGCGGCCGCCGCAGTGGTCGGTGCCTGCACCGACGGTTCCGAGGGACAGGGTGGCTATCACTGGCACCACCTCGCCACGAACAAAAATGAAGTCTCGACAGTCTCCGGTGGGCCCTGGACTCCCAGGTTCGAGGAACTCTTCGCATTGGCAGGGATGAGCCTGGACGCAGCGGAGAACCTCGTCTACCTCAAGGGACACAAAGGTCCACATCCAGAGGAGTACCACAAAGAGGTATTCAGGAGGCTCAGCCTGGCGACTGAAGACTGTGGAACCACCTCTCAATGCAGGAGCACGCTGCAGCAAGCGCTCCGAAAAGTTGCTGAAGAGGTATGCACTCCGGGCTCACTCCTTCACCGGCTGGCGACGAAGTCTCCGGACTGA
- a CDS encoding imm11 family protein: protein MPRYFELEDDMRIEGRWHLRHPLDEHGQKINPWRFTKSQWLEPQGTIRFPVKPDGLTLDFTVDAFGTPVVHGRMVQLFERLGIQEVQFLPAQIEGHMGPFFILNTLRTIRCIDDARCEEVQYWKPEDGQPEKVGRYRVVAGMRIDPLKVGDARIFRTWGFSLGLIISEDLKQAMEAEGLTGTRFVEVA from the coding sequence ATGCCCAGGTACTTCGAGTTGGAGGATGACATGCGCATCGAGGGACGCTGGCACCTACGCCATCCCCTCGATGAGCACGGCCAGAAAATCAATCCCTGGCGGTTCACCAAGAGCCAATGGCTCGAGCCCCAGGGAACCATCCGGTTCCCCGTGAAGCCCGATGGGCTGACGCTGGACTTCACCGTGGACGCCTTCGGCACCCCCGTGGTCCATGGTCGTATGGTCCAGCTCTTCGAGCGCCTGGGCATCCAAGAGGTGCAATTCCTACCCGCACAAATCGAGGGCCACATGGGGCCCTTTTTCATCCTCAATACATTGCGCACCATCCGCTGCATCGACGACGCCCGATGCGAGGAAGTGCAGTATTGGAAGCCGGAGGATGGCCAGCCTGAGAAGGTAGGAAGGTATCGGGTCGTCGCGGGCATGCGCATCGACCCGTTGAAGGTAGGGGATGCGCGCATCTTCCGCACCTGGGGCTTCTCCCTGGGCCTCATCATCTCCGAGGACCTCAAGCAGGCCATGGAGGCGGAGGGCCTCACCGGCACGCGTTTCGTCGAAGTGGCCTAG